A segment of the Vibrio aquimaris genome:
ATCAGAATACTTCATTTTCTCTCGGATACCTGCAAGAGCGACAATCGCTAGCATCCAACCCACACCTGAGCCGAATCCATAAACGACAGACTCTGCAAAGTTGTAATCACGTTGAACCATGAAAGACACACCACCAAAGATCGCACAGTTTACTGTGATCAATGGCAGGAAGATCCCAAGCGCGTTATACAAAGGTGGGAAAAAGCGGTCCAACACCATTTCAAGGATCTGTACTAGAGCCGCGATAACACCGATAAAGGTAATGAAGTTTAGGAAGCTAAGGTCAACCCCAGCAACCAAGGCATTCTCTTTAAGAACTAGGTTGTATACTAAGTTGTTGACGGGTACTGAGATAGTCAGTACCACAACAACAGCAACACCAAGACCGAAAGAGGTCTTTACTTTCTTAGATACGGCAAGGAAAGTACACATACCCAAGAAGAACGACAAAGCCATGTTCTCGATAAAAATCGATTTAACTAACAGACTAATGTAATGTTCCATGACTCTCTTACTCCTTCGCT
Coding sequences within it:
- the nqrE gene encoding NADH:ubiquinone reductase (Na(+)-transporting) subunit E, with the translated sequence MEHYISLLVKSIFIENMALSFFLGMCTFLAVSKKVKTSFGLGVAVVVVLTISVPVNNLVYNLVLKENALVAGVDLSFLNFITFIGVIAALVQILEMVLDRFFPPLYNALGIFLPLITVNCAIFGGVSFMVQRDYNFAESVVYGFGSGVGWMLAIVALAGIREKMKYSDVPPGLRGLGITFISVGLMALGFMSFSGVQL